From a region of the Paenibacillus sp. R14(2021) genome:
- a CDS encoding magnesium transporter MgtE N-terminal domain-containing protein, which translates to MEMEKQGYSGFERFMFFVTPILFTLILLGVLVTLFNFDLRNKALEIGNTIPFLNRVIPEPAAEGSQAADEDAVKSANTTAKITELRAQLTTKETELTKAAEDKAKLTKSVKELQSQIDQLKQANTEKQLDDAAYQSKVGELATMYAKIAPSKAAPILESMELEEAVLVLDAMKPDDRVNILEKMSPKKAADVTVMLKDVKTAKDREIAALQARIKKQDTSVSQTPVVLSNTQLNSTFSKMDAKSAADLLLKMADVSPSKVLRILNAVDDAPRSKIIGEMSAANKDVTAQLVSKLMTGK; encoded by the coding sequence ATGGAAATGGAAAAGCAAGGCTACAGTGGTTTTGAGCGCTTTATGTTTTTTGTAACGCCGATCTTATTTACACTGATTCTGCTTGGTGTACTTGTTACCTTGTTCAATTTCGATTTGAGAAACAAGGCGCTGGAAATTGGGAATACCATTCCCTTCTTGAATCGGGTCATTCCTGAGCCAGCGGCTGAAGGCAGTCAAGCCGCAGATGAAGATGCGGTGAAATCAGCGAATACGACGGCCAAAATCACCGAATTGCGCGCACAGCTGACGACGAAAGAAACAGAGCTCACCAAGGCTGCAGAAGACAAAGCCAAGCTGACGAAATCAGTGAAGGAGCTTCAAAGCCAGATCGATCAATTGAAGCAGGCAAATACGGAGAAGCAATTGGATGATGCGGCTTATCAGAGCAAAGTCGGAGAGCTTGCTACGATGTATGCCAAAATCGCACCTAGCAAGGCGGCGCCAATTCTGGAAAGCATGGAGCTTGAGGAAGCCGTACTCGTGCTTGACGCCATGAAACCGGATGACCGTGTAAACATTTTGGAGAAGATGTCTCCGAAAAAAGCGGCAGACGTCACGGTCATGCTGAAAGACGTGAAAACGGCTAAGGACCGCGAAATCGCTGCCCTGCAGGCAAGAATTAAGAAACAAGATACTTCGGTATCACAGACGCCAGTCGTTCTGAGCAACACGCAGTTGAACTCGACGTTCTCGAAGATGGATGCCAAGAGCGCTGCGGATCTTCTTCTGAAGATGGCGGATGTCAGTCCAAGCAAGGTGCTCCGCATACTTAATGCGGTTGACGATGCACCTCGTTCCAAAATCATTGGTGAAATGTCAGCGGCCAATAAAGACGTAACCGCACAGCTGGTTTCGAAATTAATGACGGGCAAGTAA
- the fliI gene encoding flagellar protein export ATPase FliI has translation MKANRLDAERYIEHLRPIDPVRVNGKVTQVIGLTVESEGPDASIGDVCLIYPAKSSKPLKAEVVGFRDNKVILMPLGELHAIGPGCDVVGTGKPLTVQVGSELLGKVLDGLGQPLDGSHIPSRMPHQSTNNQPSNPLMRPRVKEPLSVGVRAIDGLLTVGQGQRVGIFAGSGVGKSTLLGMVARNTSADVNVIALIGERGREVLEFIEKDLGPEGLARSVVIVATSDQPALIRIKGALIATTIAEYFRDRGLNVMLMMDSVTRYAMAMREVGLAIGEPPATRGYTPSVFANLPKLLERAGTGQRGSITAFYTVLVDGDDMNEPIADAVRGILDGHIVLSRDMANKGHFPAIDVLASISRVMKEIVPEEQQDAANELKRLLAIYKSSEDLINIGAYQRGSNGLIDQAIDAFEVIRSFTRQKTNEKVGYEESRERLIQDFYHEQGS, from the coding sequence ATGAAAGCTAATCGATTGGACGCCGAACGGTATATTGAGCATCTAAGACCGATTGATCCTGTTCGCGTTAACGGTAAAGTCACGCAAGTCATTGGATTGACCGTCGAATCGGAAGGGCCGGACGCCAGCATCGGCGATGTGTGTCTCATCTATCCCGCTAAGTCTTCCAAACCGCTCAAAGCGGAGGTCGTCGGCTTCAGAGACAACAAGGTCATTCTTATGCCACTAGGCGAGCTGCATGCGATCGGCCCAGGCTGCGATGTCGTCGGAACGGGCAAACCGCTGACCGTTCAGGTAGGCTCCGAGCTGCTTGGCAAAGTATTGGACGGCTTAGGGCAGCCGCTTGATGGTTCTCACATTCCAAGCCGTATGCCGCATCAGTCAACGAATAACCAGCCTAGCAATCCGCTGATGCGGCCAAGAGTCAAGGAACCGCTAAGTGTCGGCGTAAGGGCGATCGACGGATTGCTGACGGTAGGTCAAGGCCAGCGCGTCGGGATCTTCGCCGGCTCCGGTGTCGGCAAGAGTACGTTGCTCGGCATGGTAGCCAGAAACACATCAGCGGATGTCAACGTCATCGCGCTTATCGGCGAACGCGGCCGCGAGGTGCTGGAGTTTATTGAGAAGGATCTAGGACCCGAAGGTCTTGCGCGCTCAGTCGTCATCGTGGCCACCTCGGACCAGCCGGCGCTCATTCGAATCAAAGGTGCATTAATCGCGACGACGATTGCCGAATATTTTCGCGATCGCGGCCTGAATGTCATGCTGATGATGGATTCCGTTACCCGGTACGCGATGGCCATGCGCGAAGTCGGACTCGCGATTGGCGAGCCGCCGGCAACGCGCGGTTATACGCCTTCCGTGTTCGCCAATCTGCCGAAGCTGCTAGAGCGCGCGGGAACGGGTCAAAGAGGTTCGATAACAGCCTTTTACACCGTGCTTGTTGACGGTGACGACATGAACGAGCCAATCGCCGATGCGGTCCGCGGCATCTTGGATGGACATATCGTACTGAGCCGTGATATGGCGAATAAAGGGCATTTTCCTGCCATCGACGTGCTTGCATCAATCAGTCGTGTTATGAAAGAAATCGTACCGGAAGAGCAGCAGGATGCCGCAAATGAATTGAAACGACTGCTTGCCATTTATAAAAGTTCGGAAGACCTCATTAATATCGGGGCGTACCAGCGAGGCTCGAATGGATTAATTGATCAAGCGATTGACGCATTTGAGGTGATTCGCTCCTTCACGCGGCAGAAAACGAATGAAAAAGTCGGCTATGAAGAATCGCGCGAGCGGCTTATCCAGGATTTCTATCATGAGCAGGGGAGCTGA
- the flgB gene encoding flagellar basal body rod protein FlgB: MNLLNGPEFSRLQGAVNAAEMRQRVITNNIANVDTPKFKRSEVVFEQMLEQSMGNGISQLTGRRNNPRHIPIGTSTSAPQAQVVTDETSVMNNDVNNVDIDREMSLLAKNQLNYNFYVQQMNHDVKMMRIGIEGRG, encoded by the coding sequence GTGAACCTGTTGAATGGCCCAGAATTTAGCAGACTACAGGGTGCGGTGAATGCTGCGGAGATGCGACAACGCGTCATTACCAATAACATTGCCAACGTAGATACGCCGAAATTCAAGCGTTCCGAGGTTGTTTTCGAACAAATGTTGGAACAAAGCATGGGCAACGGAATCTCTCAATTGACTGGAAGAAGGAATAACCCAAGACACATTCCGATCGGGACATCAACTTCGGCGCCACAAGCCCAGGTCGTTACGGATGAGACGAGTGTGATGAACAACGATGTAAACAATGTCGACATAGATCGAGAAATGTCGTTGCTCGCCAAGAACCAACTCAACTATAACTTTTATGTACAGCAAATGAATCATGACGTGAAAATGATGCGAATCGGTATTGAAGGGAGAGGCTGA
- the flgC gene encoding flagellar basal body rod protein FlgC: MRLTNGFDASASALTAQRLRMDVISSNIANAETTRAQYVNGRYEPYKRKLVVLEPTSKSFADVLSGQMDGSKTTPGVKASRIIEDQTPSKLVYNPTHPDADENGYVKMPNVDVLKEMVDMISASRSYEANVTALNATKGMFVKALEIGK, encoded by the coding sequence TTGAGATTAACGAATGGTTTTGATGCCAGCGCATCTGCGCTTACAGCTCAGCGTCTCCGGATGGATGTTATTTCATCAAACATCGCGAATGCCGAGACGACAAGAGCGCAATACGTTAATGGACGATATGAACCTTACAAACGCAAATTGGTGGTTCTAGAACCGACCTCGAAATCATTTGCGGATGTCCTGAGCGGACAGATGGACGGTTCTAAGACAACGCCGGGGGTCAAAGCATCCCGGATCATAGAAGATCAAACGCCTTCGAAGCTTGTTTATAACCCTACACATCCCGACGCAGACGAGAACGGCTATGTCAAAATGCCGAACGTTGATGTGCTGAAGGAAATGGTAGACATGATCTCGGCATCTCGTTCGTATGAAGCCAACGTAACAGCTTTAAACGCAACGAAAGGCATGTTCGTCAAAGCGCTTGAAATTGGCAAATAA
- a CDS encoding flagellar hook-length control protein FliK, whose amino-acid sequence MQMPISSTSTGAAPAASGAGSAKAADGAAFSQALVQTLAGAQAGNAEGQAGGEAAGVAVKPNLLASLLGGNMSATDLLAAIEAMIQKLDGTDAQALADTTSKDDLADALVQLDNLLSTLTGVPTMQWQALNLQSPDSAEAGTNEGSAQSADTLMAVLNAISQTATQGLTGLAGTDSTGTANPSDSDLAVITALKSGLQEALTDLRELLQQTKSGTAGREQTALISKQLASIEQLILGTKPESQPNQQSQSAAPAAVDQADSISVIQKAPAANSHLQRMSHQLLHVGLLNAVQKPQEQEAAASVTENNQDLNELGLQQVNGATVDLQRQLSSTTVKPVIMQPVPVQQFASTVQGLIVRDFNLSSGNGVSQAQLTLFPEHLGQVNVNISVHNGTLTAQFVTDSATAKDMLENQMAQLRSALQSQGLNVQKLEVSQTSVQPNLFQDRQGQQGKDQGAFKRNQSKNDAIGEIDFNAEIEELSTQQVVDRDLGLGRGIHTTA is encoded by the coding sequence ATGCAAATGCCAATTTCAAGCACGTCAACCGGCGCAGCGCCAGCGGCTTCAGGAGCGGGTTCGGCGAAAGCAGCCGACGGCGCAGCTTTTAGCCAGGCGCTCGTTCAAACGCTTGCAGGCGCTCAAGCGGGCAATGCTGAGGGTCAGGCTGGCGGCGAAGCAGCTGGGGTTGCGGTTAAACCCAATTTACTGGCTTCCTTGCTAGGCGGAAATATGTCTGCAACAGATTTGCTTGCTGCGATTGAAGCGATGATACAGAAGCTCGATGGAACAGACGCGCAAGCGTTGGCGGATACCACGTCAAAAGACGATTTGGCTGACGCCTTGGTTCAATTAGATAATCTGCTGAGCACGTTGACAGGCGTTCCGACTATGCAATGGCAAGCTTTGAATTTGCAATCGCCGGATTCTGCCGAAGCAGGAACAAATGAAGGCTCGGCGCAGTCTGCCGACACTTTAATGGCTGTACTGAATGCCATTAGTCAAACAGCAACACAAGGATTAACTGGACTTGCAGGGACTGATTCGACTGGAACGGCTAACCCGTCCGATTCGGATTTGGCTGTCATTACAGCCTTGAAGTCGGGATTGCAGGAAGCATTGACTGATTTGCGCGAGCTTCTGCAGCAGACCAAATCCGGCACGGCCGGACGTGAACAGACTGCCCTCATCAGCAAGCAGCTTGCTTCCATTGAGCAGCTTATTCTCGGAACGAAGCCCGAAAGCCAACCAAACCAACAGTCTCAGTCGGCAGCTCCCGCAGCGGTTGATCAGGCGGATTCCATAAGCGTGATTCAAAAAGCCCCTGCAGCGAACAGTCACCTGCAGCGAATGTCCCATCAGCTCCTTCATGTAGGATTGCTGAACGCGGTTCAGAAGCCGCAGGAACAAGAAGCGGCAGCATCCGTCACGGAGAACAACCAGGATTTGAATGAACTTGGACTGCAGCAGGTGAACGGTGCGACAGTCGATCTGCAGCGCCAGCTCTCGTCAACAACAGTTAAGCCGGTTATCATGCAGCCAGTACCCGTTCAACAATTCGCTTCAACCGTGCAAGGACTTATTGTGAGGGACTTCAATCTTTCCTCTGGCAATGGTGTTTCCCAAGCTCAGCTTACGCTTTTCCCTGAGCACCTAGGACAAGTGAACGTCAACATTTCCGTGCATAACGGCACGTTGACTGCACAGTTTGTCACAGATTCGGCGACTGCAAAGGATATGCTCGAGAATCAGATGGCTCAGCTTCGTTCCGCGCTGCAATCCCAGGGCTTAAATGTCCAGAAGCTTGAGGTTTCGCAAACGTCGGTGCAGCCGAACCTGTTCCAGGATCGTCAAGGCCAACAAGGTAAAGACCAAGGTGCCTTCAAGCGGAATCAGTCCAAGAACGACGCCATCGGAGAAATCGATTTTAATGCTGAGATCGAAGAGCTTTCGACGCAGCAAGTGGTTGACAGAGATCTGGGCTTAGGCCGGGGAATTCATACGACCGCCTAG
- a CDS encoding flagellar hook capping FlgD N-terminal domain-containing protein, with amino-acid sequence MSGDRVSTQNVWPYYSSSNVQSAAAKKEDKSLGKDDFLRILVTQLQNQDPMQPLQDKDFIAQMAQFTSVEQLTNMSDQLTMLRQNLGTASSMIGKNIKWYSYSDTGELVPMSGNVDSIVIKDKEQYAQVGNADVKLADIVSIADTGDEGGEPADG; translated from the coding sequence ATGTCCGGCGATCGCGTTTCAACACAGAATGTATGGCCCTATTACAGCTCAAGCAATGTGCAATCCGCAGCGGCCAAGAAGGAAGATAAGTCGCTTGGAAAAGACGACTTTCTGCGAATTCTAGTAACCCAGCTGCAAAATCAGGATCCGATGCAGCCTTTGCAAGATAAAGATTTTATCGCGCAGATGGCGCAGTTTACGTCCGTTGAGCAGCTGACGAACATGTCGGATCAACTTACGATGCTGAGACAGAACTTGGGCACGGCTTCAAGCATGATCGGCAAGAACATCAAGTGGTACAGTTATTCGGATACCGGCGAGCTTGTTCCGATGAGCGGCAACGTGGATTCCATTGTCATTAAGGATAAAGAGCAGTATGCGCAGGTAGGCAACGCCGATGTGAAGCTGGCTGATATTGTTTCCATTGCCGATACCGGCGATGAAGGCGGTGAGCCTGCAGATGGATGA
- the fliE gene encoding flagellar hook-basal body complex protein FliE: MINPMSFSAAAPSQSIKPIVSNSLKDQTTPSQMTQTFSDFLKNAIDGVSDQEKNVHTMNDQYLLGNVDVSQVMVATQQAELGLQLTSQIRNKVVEAYQEIMRMQI, translated from the coding sequence TTGATTAATCCAATGTCATTTAGTGCGGCGGCGCCTTCGCAGTCGATTAAGCCCATCGTATCAAATAGCCTCAAGGACCAAACAACCCCATCACAAATGACGCAGACCTTCAGCGATTTCCTGAAAAATGCGATCGACGGCGTAAGTGACCAAGAAAAGAACGTACATACGATGAATGATCAATATTTGCTGGGCAATGTGGATGTTTCTCAAGTCATGGTGGCTACACAGCAGGCAGAGCTCGGACTGCAGCTTACCTCACAAATCCGCAATAAAGTGGTAGAAGCTTATCAAGAGATTATGCGGATGCAAATCTAA
- the fliG gene encoding flagellar motor switch protein FliG, which yields MAKLQGFSGRQKAAILLIALGPEVSAQIFKHLREEEIEQLTLEIANVRKVETLDKETILSEFHQICVAQEYISQGGITYAREILQKALGDQKAMEVIGRLTATLQVRPFDFARKAEASQILNFIQNENSQTIALVLSYLQAEQASQILSSLPQEKQAEVARRVALMDSTSPEVISHVERVLEQKLSATVTQDYTSAGGIESIVQILNGVDRGTERTILDALEIQDPELAEEIKKRMFVFEDIVNIDNRSIQRIIRDIENADLQLALKVASEEVREAIFRNMSKRMAETFKEEMEYMGPVRLRDVEEAQTRIVATIRRLEESGEIIIARGGGDDIIV from the coding sequence GTGGCAAAGTTACAGGGATTCAGCGGCCGCCAGAAAGCAGCTATTTTGTTAATTGCGCTTGGTCCTGAAGTTTCCGCTCAAATCTTCAAACATTTGAGAGAAGAAGAGATTGAACAGCTGACGCTTGAGATTGCCAACGTGCGTAAAGTAGAAACGCTCGACAAAGAGACGATTCTTAGTGAGTTTCATCAGATTTGCGTTGCGCAAGAGTATATTTCGCAAGGTGGTATCACGTATGCCCGCGAGATTTTGCAAAAAGCGCTCGGCGACCAAAAGGCTATGGAAGTTATCGGCCGTTTGACTGCCACGCTGCAGGTTCGTCCGTTTGACTTTGCCCGCAAGGCTGAGGCTAGTCAGATTCTAAACTTTATTCAAAACGAGAATTCGCAGACGATCGCGCTCGTGTTGTCTTACCTGCAAGCCGAGCAAGCGTCGCAAATCTTGTCCTCGCTGCCGCAAGAGAAGCAAGCAGAGGTTGCGCGCCGCGTAGCGCTCATGGACAGCACTTCGCCTGAAGTCATCTCACATGTGGAACGTGTCCTGGAGCAGAAGCTTTCCGCAACCGTTACTCAAGATTACACCAGTGCGGGCGGTATTGAATCAATTGTTCAAATATTAAATGGCGTCGACCGCGGTACAGAACGTACCATCCTCGATGCGCTTGAAATTCAAGATCCGGAATTGGCCGAAGAAATCAAGAAAAGAATGTTTGTGTTCGAAGATATCGTCAATATCGACAACCGTTCCATTCAACGGATTATCCGCGATATCGAGAATGCCGATCTGCAGCTTGCCCTTAAAGTGGCCAGCGAAGAAGTACGGGAAGCGATCTTCCGCAACATGTCCAAGCGGATGGCCGAAACATTCAAGGAAGAAATGGAGTACATGGGACCCGTTCGGCTGCGTGACGTTGAGGAAGCCCAAACGCGCATCGTAGCGACAATCCGCAGACTCGAAGAGTCCGGTGAGATCATCATCGCCCGCGGTGGAGGGGATGATATCATTGTCTAA
- the fliJ gene encoding flagellar export protein FliJ, giving the protein MSRFQYAFQKIVDLKVSEKSQAEWQLSVVVGKLMNEEQLLQKLHQERASWCERLQEASIQSVSLSEVMTMQAYIDHLDNSIICKLRDVRQAQAAVDESRSFLSERVMDEKVWQKTKENAFQRFRADMMVKEQHALDELATVRFMYSAP; this is encoded by the coding sequence ATGTCACGCTTTCAGTACGCCTTTCAAAAAATAGTAGATCTTAAGGTAAGCGAGAAGTCGCAGGCGGAGTGGCAGCTGTCTGTCGTCGTCGGGAAGCTGATGAATGAAGAGCAATTGCTGCAAAAGCTCCATCAGGAGCGAGCATCCTGGTGCGAGCGGCTGCAAGAGGCTTCGATCCAATCGGTTTCGCTGTCCGAGGTCATGACGATGCAAGCCTACATCGACCACCTCGATAACAGCATTATCTGCAAGCTTCGCGATGTTCGGCAAGCACAAGCGGCAGTGGACGAAAGTCGGAGCTTCTTGTCGGAGCGCGTGATGGACGAGAAGGTATGGCAGAAAACGAAAGAAAATGCTTTTCAGAGGTTCCGTGCCGATATGATGGTGAAAGAACAGCATGCACTGGATGAGCTCGCAACCGTACGATTCATGTATTCGGCTCCTTAA
- a CDS encoding TIGR02530 family flagellar biosynthesis protein: MDDVMKIGHLRLAAAAQFRKPNTQEAASAQSPTFKEVLDRNVLKFSHHAEQRIAQRGITLKPETLTKIGNAIDQAAAKGAKDSLVVYRDIAMIVNVPSRTVVTAMDGSAMQGNVFTQIDSAVIVS; the protein is encoded by the coding sequence ATGGATGACGTCATGAAAATCGGCCATTTGCGATTAGCTGCGGCGGCGCAGTTCCGTAAACCGAATACGCAAGAAGCCGCTTCTGCCCAGAGCCCTACGTTTAAAGAGGTCTTGGACCGGAACGTGCTTAAATTCAGCCATCATGCAGAGCAGCGGATTGCGCAGCGAGGCATTACGCTGAAACCTGAAACGTTGACGAAAATCGGAAATGCGATTGACCAGGCAGCCGCTAAGGGAGCGAAAGACTCCTTGGTCGTCTACCGGGATATTGCGATGATTGTTAATGTGCCTAGCCGAACGGTCGTTACGGCGATGGACGGCAGCGCAATGCAGGGCAATGTATTCACGCAAATCGACAGTGCAGTGATTGTTTCGTAA
- the codY gene encoding GTP-sensing pleiotropic transcriptional regulator CodY, which translates to MILLAKTRTLNRLLQRAAGGALNFREMAEVLSTTIGADVFVVSRKGKVLGCAAAGPYQHEQLRALPTGDMRFSLESNERFMGMQETVTNVKPDSGIAESFPMMATQGIMTVVPIVGGRERIGTLILLRSSDSFGDDELILAEYGSTIVGMEILRERAEEIEQEARSRTVVAVAVGSLSFSELEAVEHIFDELDGKEGLLVASKIADRVGITRSVIVNALRKLESAGVIETRSLGMKGTYIRILNTQLLLELKKNKS; encoded by the coding sequence ATGATTTTATTGGCAAAAACAAGAACGCTCAATCGTCTGCTGCAGCGTGCGGCAGGCGGGGCGCTCAATTTTCGAGAGATGGCTGAAGTGCTCAGTACGACGATTGGGGCCGATGTGTTTGTCGTCAGCCGCAAAGGGAAAGTACTGGGCTGTGCAGCAGCAGGTCCTTATCAGCATGAGCAGTTGCGTGCGCTTCCGACAGGGGACATGCGGTTCTCTCTTGAGAGCAATGAACGTTTCATGGGGATGCAGGAAACGGTCACCAACGTAAAGCCGGATTCCGGGATCGCGGAATCCTTTCCAATGATGGCGACGCAAGGGATTATGACGGTCGTACCGATTGTTGGCGGCAGAGAGAGAATCGGGACTTTGATCCTACTTCGGAGTTCGGATTCATTCGGGGATGACGAATTGATACTGGCAGAGTACGGAAGCACGATTGTCGGCATGGAGATTCTGCGCGAGCGCGCGGAAGAAATCGAGCAGGAAGCTAGAAGCCGAACTGTGGTGGCTGTGGCGGTCGGCTCCTTATCGTTCAGCGAGCTGGAAGCCGTCGAACATATATTCGATGAGCTGGATGGTAAAGAAGGGCTGCTCGTCGCTTCCAAAATTGCGGACAGAGTGGGCATTACTCGCTCGGTAATCGTGAATGCCTTGCGGAAGCTGGAGAGCGCTGGCGTCATTGAAACGCGTTCGCTTGGCATGAAAGGGACATACATTCGAATACTTAATACCCAGCTGCTGCTGGAGCTCAAAAAGAATAAAAGTTAA
- a CDS encoding FliH/SctL family protein encodes MSKLYKSSHVISVEDLKRLEWYNKYVQKPSPDEEVPEGPSEETISLRDQILDDAEHFAKQRIQETGEQIETMYGDANAQIDQWWLDRRLQDEELIEQARQEGFALGYQEGRTQAEAEVRSRWEVMLTEAKSILDSAYETKEQIIQEAEPFVVALSAAIAEKIINKQLTISPDWSLDIIRKSLERRREQGVITLCVSPRQLGFVQAAREELSLVIDSQAELQIVPDVSVKEFGCVIRSSFGSIDARIDTQLAEIKRELIQLALQAEERGAADES; translated from the coding sequence TTGTCTAAGTTGTATAAATCTTCCCATGTCATCTCGGTTGAAGATTTAAAACGGCTTGAATGGTACAACAAATATGTTCAGAAGCCGTCTCCTGATGAGGAAGTACCCGAGGGACCCAGCGAAGAGACGATTTCACTGCGCGATCAAATTTTAGATGACGCCGAACACTTTGCGAAGCAGCGCATCCAAGAAACCGGCGAGCAAATTGAAACGATGTATGGTGATGCCAACGCCCAGATTGATCAGTGGTGGCTTGATCGCCGCCTGCAGGATGAAGAACTGATCGAACAGGCCCGTCAAGAGGGATTTGCGCTTGGTTATCAAGAAGGCAGAACGCAGGCTGAGGCGGAAGTGCGCTCCCGCTGGGAAGTGATGCTGACGGAAGCGAAATCCATTTTGGATTCTGCCTATGAAACGAAAGAACAGATCATTCAAGAAGCCGAACCCTTCGTTGTAGCGCTTAGTGCCGCAATTGCGGAGAAAATCATCAACAAGCAATTGACGATTTCACCGGATTGGTCACTGGATATTATCCGGAAGTCGCTTGAACGCCGTCGCGAGCAAGGCGTCATCACGTTATGCGTGTCGCCAAGGCAGCTCGGCTTTGTACAAGCCGCACGTGAAGAATTGTCGCTTGTAATCGATTCCCAGGCCGAGCTCCAAATTGTGCCGGATGTTTCGGTTAAAGAGTTTGGTTGTGTCATTCGTTCTTCGTTCGGCAGCATCGATGCTAGAATCGATACGCAGCTGGCGGAGATCAAACGCGAATTGATCCAGCTTGCGCTGCAGGCGGAAGAGCGAGGAGCAGCCGATGAAAGCTAA
- the fliF gene encoding flagellar basal-body MS-ring/collar protein FliF, with protein sequence MNEKFAQYRAKLAQYWNVMEKKQKIWLGASAAILILSIILLTFLFSRTNYEVAFRDLDSSDAAAVMAYLDSSKIPYKLSDAGQTIMVPTAEASRVKVEAGSQGIVRNGSIGFESFNDSSSMFGSTDREFDVKYRSALNGEIQRLLNGMQGVQKSNVLVNLPESTPFMTTEEKEQASASIMITFRPGYRPSQKEVDGYYNLVKTSIPNIKVDNVTISSPEGELMASSEVGGSAIGGDLIETHYQIQHKYENDLKQKIQSFLAPMVGMDNLVVNVSSSINFDKKKSDQQLVSPLENNNNNGIVLSESSSNKTATDGAGGAGGVAGTGETDVPGYQATAGSSGGTSEENSRTTNYDYNKSNIQIESGPYVIKDLSISIGVEKSKLSAEAKTEMNNVVASIVRSQLVESGQDMSSDELINKKVSIMAQTFIDNGGSASSAVLSTGWLVGIGVAALALIGGLGYVVVRRRKQAALVEEMAAPGKVEYPTIDLDNVQNESQVRKQLETLAKRKPEEFVNLLRTWLVDE encoded by the coding sequence GTGAACGAGAAATTTGCCCAGTATCGAGCGAAACTTGCTCAATATTGGAATGTAATGGAGAAGAAACAGAAGATTTGGTTGGGCGCCTCCGCCGCGATCCTCATCTTGTCAATCATCTTGCTGACATTCCTATTTTCAAGAACGAACTACGAAGTCGCGTTCCGCGATTTGGACAGCAGTGATGCAGCGGCCGTCATGGCCTATCTGGACTCCAGTAAAATCCCTTACAAGCTTTCGGATGCCGGTCAAACGATCATGGTTCCGACCGCTGAAGCTTCCAGGGTTAAAGTAGAAGCCGGCTCTCAAGGCATCGTAAGGAATGGCTCCATCGGATTTGAGTCGTTCAACGATAGTTCGTCCATGTTCGGATCGACCGATCGCGAATTCGACGTCAAATACAGAAGCGCATTGAACGGCGAAATCCAGCGCTTGCTTAATGGTATGCAGGGTGTTCAGAAATCAAACGTGCTTGTCAATCTGCCTGAATCGACACCATTCATGACGACGGAAGAGAAAGAACAGGCCTCGGCGTCCATCATGATCACGTTTCGACCGGGTTACCGTCCTTCTCAGAAGGAAGTAGACGGCTATTACAATCTTGTGAAAACCTCGATTCCAAATATTAAAGTTGATAACGTTACGATTTCTAGTCCTGAGGGCGAACTGATGGCTTCGAGCGAAGTCGGAGGCAGCGCTATTGGTGGAGATTTGATTGAGACTCATTATCAAATCCAGCACAAATACGAGAATGATTTGAAGCAAAAAATTCAATCATTCCTTGCTCCGATGGTTGGCATGGACAATCTGGTCGTAAACGTATCGAGCTCGATTAATTTCGACAAAAAGAAATCGGATCAGCAGCTCGTTTCACCGCTCGAGAACAACAACAACAACGGCATCGTGCTCAGCGAATCCTCCTCGAACAAAACAGCTACAGACGGAGCAGGCGGCGCTGGCGGCGTTGCTGGAACGGGAGAGACGGATGTTCCAGGCTACCAAGCCACTGCCGGCAGCTCCGGCGGCACCTCGGAAGAGAACAGCCGGACGACGAACTACGATTACAATAAGAGCAATATTCAAATCGAATCCGGCCCTTATGTAATTAAGGACTTATCTATTAGTATCGGTGTAGAAAAAAGTAAATTAAGTGCAGAAGCGAAAACCGAGATGAATAATGTCGTTGCATCCATTGTTCGGTCTCAGCTCGTCGAGTCCGGTCAAGACATGAGTAGTGACGAACTGATCAATAAAAAAGTTTCGATCATGGCGCAGACATTTATTGACAATGGCGGTTCGGCATCATCTGCTGTATTATCCACAGGCTGGTTGGTCGGTATCGGAGTTGCAGCGCTTGCACTGATCGGCGGACTTGGTTATGTCGTCGTTCGTCGCAGAAAACAAGCGGCGCTCGTAGAAGAAATGGCTGCACCAGGCAAAGTGGAATATCCGACCATTGATTTGGATAATGTGCAAAATGAAAGTCAAGTTCGAAAACAGCTTGAAACACTTGCCAAACGTAAACCAGAGGAATTTGTGAATTTACTCCGGACGTGGCTTGTTGACGAATAG